One region of Bacillus zhangzhouensis genomic DNA includes:
- the qcrB gene encoding menaquinol-cytochrome c reductase cytochrome b subunit, whose amino-acid sequence MLNKIYDWVDERLDITPLWRDIADHEVPEHVNPAHHFSAFVYCFGGLTFFVTVIQVLSGMFLTMYYVPDIKNAWESVYYLQNEVAFGQIVRGMHHWGASLVIVMMFLHTLRVFFQGAYKKPRELNWIVGVLIFFVMLGLGFTGYLLPWDMKALFATKVGLQIAEATPFIGKEIKTLLAGHPDIVGAQTLTRFFAIHVFFLPAALFGLMAAHFIMIRKQGISGPL is encoded by the coding sequence ATGCTGAACAAGATTTACGATTGGGTAGATGAGCGGCTGGACATTACACCACTATGGAGAGATATTGCGGATCACGAGGTGCCAGAGCACGTCAATCCAGCACATCATTTCTCCGCTTTTGTGTATTGTTTTGGCGGTTTAACGTTTTTTGTGACAGTCATTCAAGTCCTTTCGGGCATGTTTTTAACGATGTATTACGTGCCGGATATTAAAAATGCCTGGGAATCTGTCTATTATTTGCAAAATGAAGTGGCATTTGGCCAGATTGTTAGAGGGATGCACCACTGGGGTGCGAGTTTAGTCATTGTGATGATGTTTTTACATACGCTAAGGGTCTTTTTTCAAGGAGCGTATAAAAAGCCTAGAGAGCTGAACTGGATTGTTGGTGTGCTCATTTTCTTTGTGATGCTTGGACTTGGTTTTACAGGTTATCTCTTGCCATGGGATATGAAGGCGCTGTTTGCGACGAAGGTTGGTCTTCAAATAGCAGAAGCAACACCTTTCATTGGTAAAGAGATCAAAACGCTGCTTGCAGGTCATCCTGACATTGTAGGGGCACAAACGCTGACGAGATTTTTCGCTATCCACGTCTTTTTCTTGCCAGCGGCATTATTTGGGTTGATGGCTGCCCACTTTATTATGATTCGTAAGCAAGGAATTTCTGGACCGCTGTAA
- a CDS encoding tetratricopeptide repeat protein has translation MNSSLQEAIKLVEAGETEKGLQTLAQAEKHLHDEEKAQAAQLYYDWGDIDKARNLISDLHDLYPEETGLTCFYAELLIDSDEEEKAIAILETIPEDDDAYPESLLLMADLYQMQGLFEVSEQKLLKAKELLPNEAIIDFALGELYFSQGLSKKAADYFYKVADQQHEVGGVNVYQRLAESLSTAGEFEDALEWYEKAVKDQADPNTLFGYGFTAMRAGRTKTAIQQLTELKDIDPSYSSLYMPLAKSYEEEGLYHEALKIVKEGIKVDEYNKELYLYGAKIDLKNGDSEDAKKLLQEALALDPGYIEAVQTLLAIYLNEELFDEILDVIKEVKSFGEDDPKWNWYAASASVGREEYKEAAEYFKLALPDFDEERDFLYEYAYFLLEEGRQKEALPLLRKVLQKDGTNEEIEEMILRIEDEISL, from the coding sequence TTGAATAGTTCATTACAAGAAGCCATAAAATTAGTTGAGGCGGGTGAGACTGAAAAAGGACTCCAAACACTTGCTCAAGCAGAGAAGCATTTGCATGATGAAGAAAAGGCGCAAGCGGCTCAATTATATTATGATTGGGGAGATATCGATAAAGCAAGGAATCTCATCAGTGATTTACATGATTTATATCCAGAGGAAACAGGTTTAACCTGTTTTTATGCAGAGCTGTTGATTGACTCTGATGAAGAAGAGAAGGCGATTGCAATATTAGAAACGATTCCTGAAGATGATGATGCGTACCCAGAGAGTTTATTGTTAATGGCAGATTTGTATCAAATGCAAGGATTATTTGAAGTCAGCGAACAAAAGCTTTTAAAAGCGAAAGAACTACTTCCAAATGAAGCCATCATTGATTTCGCATTAGGTGAATTATATTTTTCTCAAGGTCTTTCAAAAAAAGCGGCCGATTATTTCTACAAAGTGGCAGATCAACAGCATGAGGTTGGCGGTGTCAATGTGTATCAGCGGCTCGCTGAATCACTCAGCACAGCTGGAGAATTTGAGGACGCACTTGAATGGTACGAAAAGGCAGTAAAAGATCAAGCAGACCCGAATACTCTTTTTGGCTACGGATTTACAGCAATGAGGGCTGGCAGAACAAAAACAGCTATTCAGCAGCTTACAGAACTAAAAGATATTGATCCGTCCTATTCGTCACTTTATATGCCTTTAGCGAAAAGTTATGAGGAAGAAGGACTATATCACGAGGCTTTAAAGATCGTCAAAGAGGGTATTAAAGTTGATGAGTATAACAAAGAATTATATTTATATGGTGCCAAAATTGATTTGAAAAATGGGGATTCAGAAGATGCGAAAAAACTGCTTCAAGAAGCACTTGCTCTTGATCCGGGTTATATTGAAGCAGTTCAAACATTGCTTGCGATCTATTTAAATGAAGAGCTGTTTGATGAAATCCTGGATGTTATTAAAGAGGTTAAAAGCTTTGGGGAAGATGATCCAAAATGGAATTGGTATGCTGCATCTGCTTCTGTCGGGCGAGAAGAATACAAAGAAGCTGCCGAGTACTTCAAACTTGCCCTGCCTGATTTTGATGAGGAACGTGACTTTTTATATGAGTACGCTTATTTCCTTTTAGAAGAGGGCAGACAAAAAGAAGCATTACCGTTATTACGCAAAGTTCTTCAGAAAGATGGCACGAATGAAGAAATTGAAGAAATGATTTTAAGAATTGAAGACGAAATTTCCCTATAG
- a CDS encoding DUF1405 domain-containing protein: MRWIQYLLATRYMLVLVLMINFFGTVYGYYWYIPQLVETPAVFLAFVPDSPTASFFFLFVLLAFLMKRNAPYFEALALVTLMKYGLWAVGMNIFVLLSVDDFPWEGYMLIASHFAMAVQAVLFAPYYRFQIRHLVVAGIWILHNDVIDYVFDMMPRYSMLSAYSNEIGYATFWLSIAVLLVSYYLVLSKKSVKLELP, encoded by the coding sequence ATGAGATGGATTCAATATTTGCTAGCAACGCGCTACATGCTTGTGCTGGTGCTTATGATTAATTTCTTTGGCACTGTGTACGGCTACTATTGGTATATTCCGCAGCTCGTAGAGACGCCGGCTGTCTTTTTAGCTTTTGTACCAGACAGTCCAACGGCCAGCTTTTTCTTTTTATTTGTATTACTTGCGTTTTTGATGAAACGAAATGCTCCTTATTTTGAAGCACTTGCTCTTGTGACCCTGATGAAATATGGGCTATGGGCAGTAGGAATGAATATCTTTGTGCTTTTATCTGTTGATGATTTTCCATGGGAAGGATACATGCTGATTGCATCTCACTTTGCGATGGCGGTTCAGGCCGTATTGTTTGCGCCGTATTATCGTTTTCAAATACGTCACCTCGTGGTAGCTGGCATTTGGATTTTACATAATGATGTGATTGATTATGTATTTGATATGATGCCCCGTTATTCTATGCTGTCTGCTTACTCAAACGAGATCGGCTACGCGACGTTTTGGTTAAGTATTGCGGTTCTCCTTGTTTCGTATTATCTCGTTCTATCGAAAAAATCAGTCAAGCTGGAACTCCCTTAA
- a CDS encoding YpiF family protein encodes MKFQAEDADRFLQSKAYIDTAIIPLVGIDADQMKQTVSLGEFTILIAEELERQLKGRVFLFPPHTYLEVSDRKQEDILTMKQSLKDHFEHVVLITSDHQWKEHAEISESLFLLKPVPLEHLKVDLKQKVIQDSVEQMLNFLLQKWNPS; translated from the coding sequence ATGAAGTTTCAAGCGGAGGACGCGGATCGCTTTTTGCAATCCAAAGCTTACATTGATACCGCTATCATTCCATTAGTTGGGATCGATGCAGATCAAATGAAACAAACCGTGTCTTTAGGAGAGTTTACTATTCTTATAGCAGAGGAACTTGAAAGACAGTTAAAAGGGCGGGTTTTTCTTTTTCCACCACATACATATTTGGAAGTGAGTGACCGGAAACAAGAAGACATACTCACAATGAAGCAGTCGCTTAAAGATCATTTTGAGCATGTCGTATTGATTACATCTGATCACCAGTGGAAAGAGCATGCTGAGATCAGTGAATCGCTATTTTTGCTCAAGCCGGTTCCGCTGGAGCATTTGAAGGTTGATTTAAAGCAAAAAGTCATTCAAGACAGTGTAGAACAAATGTTGAACTTTTTGTTACAAAAATGGAACCCTTCATAA
- a CDS encoding YitT family protein, giving the protein MLKEIRLKNIVFILIGSAIFSFGLVHFNMQNNLAEGGFTGITLLLYFLFHIDPSISNLVLNIPIFFIGWKMLGRTMFTYTIVGTVSLSVFLSIFQRFQIHMPLQHDLALAALFAGVFIGTGLGIIFKFGGTTGGVDIIARLINKHYQVAMGRTMFIFDACVITISLTYLNYKEAMYTLVAVFVAAKVIDFMQEGAYSAKGAMIISEKDDIIQKKITDEMERGVTILKGIGSYTKQERNVLYCVVPKNELAHLKSVVTSVDPHAFVSVSDVHDVLGEGFTLDEHKKPLNPH; this is encoded by the coding sequence TTGCTAAAAGAAATTCGTCTTAAAAATATCGTATTTATTTTAATCGGATCTGCGATTTTTTCTTTCGGTCTTGTTCATTTTAATATGCAGAACAATTTGGCGGAAGGCGGATTTACAGGTATTACACTGCTTTTATATTTTCTATTTCACATTGACCCATCCATTTCAAACCTTGTCTTAAACATTCCCATCTTTTTTATTGGCTGGAAAATGCTCGGCAGAACGATGTTTACTTATACAATTGTAGGAACAGTCAGTCTTTCTGTCTTTCTTTCCATCTTCCAGCGCTTTCAAATACATATGCCTCTCCAGCACGATTTAGCCTTAGCCGCCCTCTTTGCAGGTGTGTTTATCGGAACAGGCCTCGGAATCATCTTTAAATTCGGCGGTACAACAGGCGGTGTGGACATCATTGCAAGACTGATCAACAAGCATTATCAGGTGGCCATGGGAAGAACGATGTTCATCTTCGACGCATGCGTCATTACCATCTCTCTTACCTACTTAAATTATAAAGAAGCGATGTATACACTTGTCGCAGTGTTTGTTGCTGCGAAGGTCATTGACTTCATGCAAGAAGGCGCTTACTCAGCCAAAGGCGCCATGATTATCTCTGAAAAAGATGACATCATTCAAAAGAAAATCACGGATGAAATGGAGCGCGGTGTCACCATCTTAAAAGGGATCGGTTCTTATACGAAGCAGGAGCGCAACGTCCTTTATTGCGTCGTTCCGAAAAACGAGCTTGCCCACCTTAAAAGCGTCGTAACCTCAGTCGATCCTCATGCGTTTGTATCTGTCAGTGACGTGCATGATGTACTCGGTGAAGGCTTCACATTAGATGAACACAAAAAGCCGCTTAACCCGCATTAA
- a CDS encoding c-type cytochrome, translated as MHRGKGMKFVGDSRIPAERKPNIPKDYSEYPGKTEAFWPNFLLKEWLVGAVFLIGFLVLTVVHAPPLERMADPTDTGYIPLPDWYFLFLYQLLKYEFAAGSYTVVGAIIMPGIAFGALLLAPFLDSGPERRPYRRPIAVGMMLLAVGAATYLTWESVATHDWEAAAKQGEIKKEAEIDTSAEEYKIYQEQTCISCHGDNMQGGAAGPSLVDNGLSPEEIAKIAVEGKGNMPKGVFKGSDEELEKLSKYLSEVKSK; from the coding sequence TTGCATAGGGGAAAAGGGATGAAGTTTGTCGGAGATTCCAGAATACCGGCAGAAAGAAAACCTAACATACCTAAAGACTATTCTGAATATCCGGGGAAAACAGAAGCCTTTTGGCCGAACTTTCTTTTAAAGGAATGGCTTGTGGGTGCCGTTTTTTTAATTGGATTTCTTGTCCTAACTGTTGTTCATGCGCCTCCGCTTGAGCGGATGGCTGATCCAACAGATACTGGCTATATTCCGCTGCCAGACTGGTATTTCCTATTTTTGTACCAGTTATTAAAATATGAATTTGCTGCAGGAAGCTATACTGTTGTCGGCGCAATAATTATGCCTGGAATTGCGTTTGGTGCACTTTTGCTCGCACCATTTCTTGATTCAGGTCCAGAACGCAGACCGTATAGAAGACCCATTGCAGTCGGGATGATGCTGCTTGCAGTCGGCGCAGCAACATATTTAACATGGGAGTCTGTTGCAACGCATGATTGGGAAGCAGCGGCAAAACAAGGTGAGATTAAGAAAGAAGCAGAGATTGATACCTCAGCTGAAGAGTATAAAATTTATCAAGAGCAGACGTGTATCTCCTGTCACGGGGATAACATGCAGGGCGGAGCAGCCGGACCGTCACTCGTTGACAACGGTCTCTCACCTGAGGAGATCGCTAAAATCGCTGTAGAAGGAAAAGGCAACATGCCTAAGGGGGTCTTTAAAGGCAGTGATGAAGAACTCGAAAAGCTCTCAAAATATTTATCTGAGGTCAAATCAAAATAA
- the bshB1 gene encoding bacillithiol biosynthesis deacetylase BshB1, with protein MKRLDILAFGAHSDDVEIGMGGTIAKYVKKGARVGICDLTQAELSSNGTVESRKEEAKAAAAILGVRARIQLTLPDRGLYLNDEAIKDIAGVIRTYKPKLIFAPHHQDRHPDHGHAGSLVEEAAFSAGIHKFEDSYKQPAHKISQLYYYMINGHHRPDFVIDISEEMHQKIDSLHAYKSQFVKSANSVETPLVNGYIDFVKMRESMYGREVNKAYAEGFITKTPLLMDDDLLGG; from the coding sequence ATGAAACGACTTGATATCCTTGCATTCGGTGCCCATAGCGATGATGTAGAGATCGGAATGGGCGGAACGATTGCAAAATACGTAAAAAAAGGGGCGCGCGTGGGGATTTGCGACTTGACCCAGGCCGAATTATCTTCAAATGGAACGGTAGAGAGCCGCAAAGAAGAAGCAAAAGCCGCCGCCGCTATTTTAGGTGTCAGAGCGAGAATCCAGCTTACACTGCCAGATAGAGGGCTGTATCTAAATGACGAAGCGATAAAGGACATTGCGGGCGTGATTCGAACATACAAACCGAAACTGATTTTCGCTCCGCACCATCAAGATCGTCATCCAGATCATGGCCATGCGGGCTCACTTGTAGAAGAGGCCGCTTTTTCTGCAGGTATACATAAATTTGAAGATTCATACAAGCAGCCAGCGCATAAAATCAGCCAGCTGTATTATTACATGATTAATGGTCACCATCGTCCAGATTTTGTGATCGATATTTCTGAGGAAATGCACCAAAAAATTGATAGCTTGCATGCGTATAAAAGCCAATTTGTTAAATCGGCAAATTCAGTAGAGACACCTCTTGTAAACGGTTATATTGATTTTGTCAAAATGAGAGAGTCTATGTATGGAAGAGAAGTCAACAAAGCTTATGCAGAAGGGTTTATCACAAAGACACCACTTTTGATGGACGATGACTTACTTGGGGGGTAA
- a CDS encoding ReoY family proteolytic degradation factor, with protein MQTPVSVNEKKEFIRWFLNHYQLKRRECVWILNYLMSHDSLMEKVHFVEQAEFCPRGIIMSTHCVDEVPFRFYKENIMTTDAEKSFHDIRLNKQQDLFIQLNFRSAYRSPEYAAVLETNPHIPKDLYENEKDKDLAEKVLEHSIATFQKERLMKEIDEALDRHDQETFNKLAKELSLLS; from the coding sequence ATGCAGACCCCTGTTTCTGTCAATGAAAAGAAGGAATTTATCCGGTGGTTCTTAAACCATTATCAGCTAAAGCGAAGAGAGTGTGTTTGGATATTAAATTATTTAATGAGTCACGACTCTTTGATGGAAAAGGTTCATTTTGTAGAGCAAGCAGAATTTTGCCCAAGGGGAATCATCATGTCAACACACTGTGTGGATGAAGTTCCCTTTAGATTTTATAAAGAAAACATCATGACGACAGATGCTGAAAAGTCATTTCATGATATTCGTTTGAATAAACAGCAGGATTTGTTTATTCAATTGAATTTCCGTTCGGCTTATCGTTCGCCGGAATATGCAGCTGTTCTTGAAACAAATCCCCATATCCCAAAGGATCTTTATGAGAACGAAAAAGATAAGGATCTTGCTGAGAAAGTACTTGAGCACTCAATCGCAACTTTCCAAAAAGAACGGCTCATGAAAGAGATAGATGAAGCACTTGACCGTCATGATCAAGAAACCTTTAATAAGCTGGCAAAAGAATTAAGCCTATTGTCATAA
- the ypjB gene encoding sporulation protein YpjB, with the protein MKRKPIAMILLFFLVLQPVVAKGEETAANTLQELTELSDSIFQLTRQAKYDEALQVALYVEKTFKAENWRGTLTNTQIRQITLGYQDMIKGLPQEELNEREKLRYASQFRMLLDAIQSDSEPLWGSLEKPIMGSFSTLKKEVKNPESTTFYETWNEMVSLYDMIYPSLTIDISPEKLQTIKQHMEVIEQGEFLKASSGTKLERLTKLEEDLSSVFAHVDQDEADPSLLWVILTTGSIILLTLTYVGFRKYRAEKEKKQKRQADYPKS; encoded by the coding sequence ATGAAACGAAAGCCAATCGCGATGATTCTATTATTTTTCCTCGTATTACAGCCAGTTGTTGCCAAAGGTGAGGAAACAGCTGCTAACACGCTGCAAGAATTAACGGAACTATCAGATTCCATCTTTCAATTAACGAGACAAGCTAAATATGATGAGGCATTACAAGTCGCATTGTATGTTGAAAAGACATTTAAAGCTGAGAATTGGCGTGGAACTTTGACGAATACGCAGATTCGGCAAATTACACTTGGCTATCAAGATATGATAAAAGGGCTACCGCAGGAAGAATTGAATGAGCGCGAAAAGCTTCGTTATGCCTCTCAATTTAGAATGCTGCTTGATGCGATCCAGTCGGACTCTGAGCCTCTTTGGGGTTCGCTCGAGAAGCCTATTATGGGATCTTTTTCTACTTTGAAAAAAGAAGTGAAAAATCCAGAATCGACGACATTTTATGAAACTTGGAATGAGATGGTTTCTTTATACGATATGATCTATCCAAGTTTAACCATTGATATTTCGCCTGAAAAGCTGCAGACGATTAAGCAGCACATGGAAGTGATTGAGCAAGGTGAATTTTTAAAAGCATCAAGTGGGACAAAGCTTGAACGTCTCACGAAGCTGGAAGAAGACTTATCGAGTGTGTTTGCTCACGTCGATCAAGATGAAGCTGATCCATCGCTTTTATGGGTCATTTTAACAACTGGGAGTATCATTTTATTAACGTTAACGTATGTTGGATTTCGGAAATATCGTGCTGAAAAAGAAAAGAAGCAAAAACGTCAGGCTGATTATCCTAAATCATAA
- a CDS encoding nucleotide pyrophosphohydrolase — protein MTKEKTLRHVQQEVDDYIGQFKEGYFSPLAMMARLTEELGELAREVNHYYGEKPKKTTETQKSMEEEIGDVLFVLTCLANSLDISLEEAHDRVMHKFNTRDKDRWTKKEGK, from the coding sequence ATGACGAAAGAAAAAACGCTGCGTCACGTGCAGCAAGAAGTAGATGATTACATAGGACAATTTAAAGAAGGCTATTTCAGCCCGCTTGCTATGATGGCCCGTCTGACAGAAGAATTAGGAGAGCTGGCAAGAGAGGTGAACCATTACTATGGAGAAAAGCCGAAAAAAACAACGGAAACACAAAAAAGCATGGAAGAAGAAATTGGTGATGTTTTGTTTGTGTTAACATGCCTCGCTAATTCACTTGATATTTCACTAGAAGAAGCACATGACCGTGTGATGCATAAATTCAACACAAGAGATAAAGACCGCTGGACGAAAAAAGAAGGGAAGTAG
- the mgsA gene encoding methylglyoxal synthase, whose amino-acid sequence MNIALIAHDKKKSDMIQFAIAYHDILADHTLYATGTTGLRVKEATGLPIHRFQSGPLGGDQQIGALIADNAMDLVLFFRDPLTAQPHEPDVSALIRLCDVYTIPLATNMGTAEVLVRNLNKGMFDFRDVAKNGGTNETT is encoded by the coding sequence ATGAACATTGCTTTAATCGCTCACGATAAGAAAAAAAGTGACATGATTCAGTTTGCCATTGCGTACCATGATATTTTGGCAGATCATACACTTTACGCAACAGGGACAACGGGTTTGAGAGTGAAAGAAGCGACGGGCCTTCCCATTCATCGTTTCCAGTCAGGACCACTTGGGGGAGATCAGCAGATCGGTGCTTTAATTGCTGATAATGCAATGGATCTTGTACTCTTTTTTAGAGACCCGCTAACTGCGCAGCCGCATGAACCGGATGTATCTGCACTCATCCGGCTTTGCGATGTGTATACCATTCCATTAGCCACCAATATGGGAACCGCTGAAGTTTTAGTCAGGAATTTAAATAAAGGTATGTTTGATTTTCGAGATGTAGCAAAAAATGGAGGAACAAATGAAACGACTTGA
- a CDS encoding ubiquinol-cytochrome c reductase iron-sulfur subunit, translated as MSEKRHGVSRRQFLNYTLTGVGGFMAAGMLMPMVRFALDPVLKGTEDQDMVQVVSVDELTNEPKRFDFKIDQVDAWYESKESRSAWVYKEGDEIVALSPICKHLGCTVNWNSDPKNPNKFFCPCHYGLYDKDGTNVPGTPPLAPLDHYKQQVKDGYLYLGKAVPKGEG; from the coding sequence ATGAGCGAGAAGAGACATGGAGTGTCCAGGCGTCAATTTTTGAATTACACGTTGACCGGCGTGGGGGGATTTATGGCCGCTGGAATGCTCATGCCTATGGTTCGCTTTGCACTTGACCCTGTGCTAAAAGGAACAGAGGATCAGGATATGGTTCAAGTTGTCAGTGTAGATGAACTGACAAATGAACCGAAGCGCTTTGACTTTAAAATTGATCAAGTAGATGCATGGTATGAGTCAAAGGAATCTAGGTCAGCATGGGTGTACAAAGAAGGGGATGAAATTGTCGCTTTATCGCCAATCTGTAAACATCTAGGATGTACAGTGAACTGGAACAGTGATCCGAAAAATCCAAACAAATTTTTCTGCCCGTGTCACTATGGACTGTATGACAAGGATGGGACAAACGTACCCGGAACTCCTCCGCTTGCACCGCTTGACCATTATAAGCAGCAAGTGAAGGACGGATATCTCTATCTTGGAAAAGCTGTGCCGAAAGGGGAAGGGTAA
- the bshA gene encoding N-acetyl-alpha-D-glucosaminyl L-malate synthase BshA, protein MKKLKVGITCYPSVGGSGIIATELGKRLAEKGHDVHFITSSIPFRLNKIYPNIYFHEVDVNQYAVFQYPPYDLALASKLAEVAKREKLDIIHAHYAVPHAVCAFLAKQMTGHSVKVVTTLHGTDITVLGYDPSLKEVIRFAIESSDRVTAVSHSLAAQTYDLIKPDKKIDTIHNFVDERVYLREDHDLLKTHYGLLPNEKVIIHVSNFRKVKRVHDVIHVFQKISEQVQAKLLLIGDGPEKSVVCELVKKLGLTDRVLFLGKQEKVEELYSISDLKLLLSEKESFGLVLLEAMACGVPCIGTDVGGIPEVITHGETGFLVPLGDIDGAAKYAVSLLKDEALHEKVSAAAQSSVQAHFSSEKIVSEYEKLYLELIEGDDEDE, encoded by the coding sequence ATGAAAAAACTGAAGGTCGGAATTACATGTTATCCAAGTGTCGGCGGCTCAGGCATTATTGCCACGGAGCTTGGAAAACGTTTAGCTGAAAAAGGGCACGATGTTCATTTCATTACCTCTAGCATTCCGTTTAGGCTTAATAAAATATATCCGAATATTTATTTTCATGAGGTGGATGTGAATCAATATGCAGTTTTTCAATATCCGCCTTATGACCTTGCGCTGGCAAGCAAATTAGCAGAAGTCGCAAAACGAGAAAAGCTTGATATTATTCACGCGCATTATGCGGTCCCGCATGCTGTCTGTGCGTTTCTAGCCAAACAAATGACTGGACACTCTGTGAAAGTCGTTACGACGCTTCATGGAACAGATATTACCGTTTTAGGCTATGATCCATCATTAAAGGAAGTCATTCGATTTGCAATCGAATCATCAGACCGGGTAACGGCGGTGTCGCATTCATTAGCTGCGCAAACGTACGATCTCATCAAACCAGATAAAAAGATTGATACAATTCATAATTTTGTTGATGAACGGGTGTATTTGCGTGAAGATCACGATTTGTTAAAGACACATTATGGTCTTTTACCGAACGAAAAGGTCATCATCCATGTATCAAACTTTCGAAAGGTGAAACGGGTGCATGATGTGATTCATGTGTTTCAAAAGATTTCTGAACAGGTGCAGGCAAAGCTGCTGCTCATTGGTGATGGTCCTGAAAAATCGGTCGTATGCGAACTTGTGAAAAAACTCGGACTGACAGACCGCGTGTTGTTCTTAGGCAAGCAAGAGAAGGTTGAGGAGCTTTATTCAATAAGTGATTTGAAACTGCTTCTTTCGGAGAAGGAGAGCTTTGGGCTTGTGCTCCTTGAGGCAATGGCGTGCGGTGTCCCTTGTATAGGAACAGATGTCGGCGGTATTCCAGAGGTCATTACACACGGAGAAACAGGGTTCCTTGTCCCGCTCGGCGATATCGATGGAGCAGCAAAGTATGCAGTGTCTCTGCTGAAAGACGAAGCGCTTCATGAAAAAGTGTCAGCGGCAGCTCAGTCTAGTGTTCAGGCTCATTTCTCTTCTGAAAAGATTGTGAGTGAATATGAAAAGCTTTACCTAGAATTGATCGAAGGTGATGATGAAGATGAATGA
- the dapB gene encoding 4-hydroxy-tetrahydrodipicolinate reductase — translation MTNETIKVVIAGARGRMGIETVKLAEETGHFELVAALDHTHEGKKLSDVIHSTSHAPIYTDIDVCLSETAPDVLIDLTTPEIGKVHTKKALEHGVRPVVGTTGFSEEDLKEIQQLTEEKGIGCIIAPNFAVGAVLMMKFAKMAANYFPDVEIIELHHDQKLDAPSGTGLKTAEMIAEVRESKKQGHPDEKELIEGARGADYDGIRLHSVRLPGMIAHQEVLFGMDGQTLTIRHDSYNRASFMSGVKLSVEQVMHIDQLVYGLENIID, via the coding sequence ATGACGAATGAAACCATCAAAGTAGTAATCGCTGGAGCAAGAGGAAGAATGGGGATAGAGACTGTGAAGCTGGCGGAAGAAACAGGCCATTTTGAACTGGTAGCAGCACTTGATCACACACATGAAGGAAAAAAATTATCTGATGTGATTCATTCGACATCTCATGCGCCAATTTATACGGATATTGATGTGTGTCTTTCAGAAACAGCACCAGATGTATTAATTGATCTGACGACACCAGAAATCGGAAAAGTACATACAAAAAAAGCACTTGAACATGGCGTGCGTCCAGTCGTAGGAACAACTGGATTTTCAGAAGAGGACTTAAAAGAGATTCAGCAATTAACAGAAGAAAAGGGCATAGGCTGTATTATTGCACCAAACTTTGCTGTCGGTGCGGTCTTAATGATGAAATTTGCCAAAATGGCAGCGAATTATTTTCCTGACGTTGAAATCATTGAGCTTCACCATGATCAAAAACTAGATGCCCCAAGCGGTACGGGTTTAAAAACGGCTGAAATGATTGCAGAAGTAAGAGAAAGCAAAAAACAGGGACATCCAGACGAGAAAGAATTAATCGAAGGGGCACGAGGAGCAGATTATGATGGTATCCGTCTGCACAGCGTGAGACTTCCTGGTATGATTGCACATCAAGAAGTGCTGTTTGGAATGGACGGACAGACGCTTACCATTCGTCATGATTCTTATAACCGTGCATCCTTTATGTCAGGCGTGAAGCTTTCAGTGGAACAGGTCATGCACATTGATCAGCTCGTCTATGGTTTAGAAAATATCATCGACTAA